CGGGAAGACGTCCTCGCTGCACGGGATGTCGAGGCCCGCGTCGATCGCGCCCTTGAGGGCAGCGTAGACCTTCGAGCCTTTTCTGTTCGTGGCAAGGCCGATGTCGAGGATCGCCTCGTCGACGCCCGCCTCCTTCGCCTTTAAGCCGGCCAGCATGCCGGTGAGGTATGCCGCGCTCGTGTTCTTCGGGGCGCCCTTGTATCCGAACGCCTTCGCGAGCTCCTTCGCCGACGCGGCCGCCAGTACCTGGTCGCCCTCCGGCTTCGTCACGACGATCTGCGCGACGTAGTCGCCGAGCGAGCCGCGGACTACCAGTCTCGGCTTGCGCGAAACGATGAGCCTGAGCCTCTGGTGGTAGTCGGTCTTACCTTCCCGACGCCGCCTGAAGGCTACTCTATATCTTGGTCCTGTTGCCATAGTGATCACTTCTTCTGGTATGCGATGTACGACTTCAGGTGTGCTACGTTCCTGAACTCTCCGCCCTTCGCCTTCATGTACAGAATGCGGTAGTTGTGGGCGTCTATCGTCTTCTCATCTCTCATCTGCTTAAGCACTTTTCTCTGTGCCCTGATCTTGCGCATCCACTGCTCCTTCTTAGGAGCGCGGGCGCCCGCGGCGCCTCTGCGGCTGCCCTGGCCCTTCCTGTGGCCCTTCGCGCGCTTGATGTCGCGTGCGCGTGCCCGGCCGCGGCTGATCCCGACCTTGGGCCTGCGCTTGACGACGCCTTCCTCGATGAGGCCCCGGAGGTCCTCACGGGTGATGGCGGTCGCGATGTCCTCGAGCCTCTCGGGGTCCATCCAGACACGCGTGACGCCGACCTTTAATAAGTCGGCCGCAAGCCTCTTCTGGTTCGCTAAGTCGGCCATGTCCTATACCTCCTCGAACGTGTTGAGCGGGTTGAGAACCTTGATGTTCAGCTCCTTCGCCGCCTTCTCGATCTCGGCCTGCTTCTTCCGGCCCACGCCGCCGGCGACGCGAATCGCCTGCGTCTTCGTGATGCCCTGGATGTCCTGCGGGCGGTGGACCAGCACTTCCTCATAGCCTGAGGAATGCAGTCCGCGCACGGCCGCGGGGGACCCGAAGCCGACCTTTACCAGCGAGCCCTTCGCCTTGCGCTGCCTGCGCAACTGGCTGTGGTGGCCCTTGGGCTTTCTCCAGCTTAGCTTGAGGCTCTTGTTCTTGTGAGAGTCGATGCGGTTGAACTCGGGCAGGGATGCCTTGTTCGTCTTCCGGGCGCCGAGCAGCCTCCGGGTCTCCTCGTCCAGGTCCAGCGTCGATTTCTCGACGGGGCGGGGCAGGGGCCGGGGCTTCGTCATCGTGAAGGTCTTTTTGGGCTTCTCTTCTTCGGCCACGGGCTCTTCCTTTTTCTCGACGGGCTTTTCCTCGGCTTTTGGCTCGGCCTTCTTCTTAGGCTTCTCATGTTTTGCCGGGGCCTTTGCCTTTGGCTCAGCCTTCTTAGCGGGCGCTTTGGCCGCCTTCTTCGGAGCCGGCTGCTTCTTCTCGGCCTTTGCTTCCTTTACGGGGGCCTCTACGTCTTCTACTTTCTTCTTCGGTGCCATGATGATCACGCCTTGTTGATGATGTATACGCCGTCCTGGAAGACCCTGGGGTCGCGGTTCCTGATCTTGCAGGCCTGCTCGATGTTCGCCGCGGTCTGGCCGACGTGCTCCTTATTATTTCCGGTGACGGATACCCTGTCGCCGGCCACGCTGACCTTGGTCTCTCCCATGATG
This genomic window from Methanocella sp. contains:
- a CDS encoding 50S ribosomal protein L32e; translation: MAPKKKVEDVEAPVKEAKAEKKQPAPKKAAKAPAKKAEPKAKAPAKHEKPKKKAEPKAEEKPVEKKEEPVAEEEKPKKTFTMTKPRPLPRPVEKSTLDLDEETRRLLGARKTNKASLPEFNRIDSHKNKSLKLSWRKPKGHHSQLRRQRKAKGSLVKVGFGSPAAVRGLHSSGYEEVLVHRPQDIQGITKTQAIRVAGGVGRKKQAEIEKAAKELNIKVLNPLNTFEEV
- a CDS encoding 50S ribosomal protein L19e — its product is MADLANQKRLAADLLKVGVTRVWMDPERLEDIATAITREDLRGLIEEGVVKRRPKVGISRGRARARDIKRAKGHRKGQGSRRGAAGARAPKKEQWMRKIRAQRKVLKQMRDEKTIDAHNYRILYMKAKGGEFRNVAHLKSYIAYQKK
- a CDS encoding 50S ribosomal protein L18; this translates as MATGPRYRVAFRRRREGKTDYHQRLRLIVSRKPRLVVRGSLGDYVAQIVVTKPEGDQVLAAASAKELAKAFGYKGAPKNTSAAYLTGMLAGLKAKEAGVDEAILDIGLATNRKGSKVYAALKGAIDAGLDIPCSEDVFPSDDRIRGEHVAGNTKSTFAQYEKRGLKATDLPAHFDEVKEKIMKSYEGK